DNA from Hevea brasiliensis isolate MT/VB/25A 57/8 unplaced genomic scaffold, ASM3005281v1 Scaf178, whole genome shotgun sequence:
CAAGCCAAGCAAAGCGGTTCTCGCACAAAAGCCGACAAAATCTCTTCTTCACACCATCCAAAACTCTTCATCAGCTCAATTTTCTTCTTCCAAGTATACTCACTCATTGATATCATCACTCTAACAGCATGTATAAACATTCCAGACGTCGATTTAAGGCCCAGATTTTTAACAGTATTCACTGCATAAACCATCCTATGATGCTTTTGCATTAGAGTTCTTGGATGCGACTTAATAAGATTTTCGAGGATATGAGGAGGCACACCTTCTTTTTTTAAGAAATCCATATTTGGTTGAATTGTACCCTTCAAATTAAACGTCAACAACCATGAACTACGCTTCATAGCCGATACAATTTTGTCATTACTATAAAGATAAGACCTCAACAACTCAAAAGATGGTTTGATTTGAGTATCTAAAGCCCTTCTCAAAATTATCGGATTTGACACAATAAGCTCAGGCAGAAGCTCACCTACAAAGCCATTTTTCATGAGGTACTCAAATTTAGGCTGGAGATTTTCGCTCACTCTGCAATGGAGGACTTGGGGCTGTTTTGAGATCAATCTGGCCACATGGGTATCAGTGAAGTTGTGAGCTTTCAAGACTTCCAATACAGATTGAGCTCTCTGTAGGTGATTCTCGTCGACCTGACGCTTCCGGGAGTCTGAAAGAGCAGATTCTAGGGGAATCCCACATGAGTTGACGAGATGTTGAACTGTAAAAGACTGTGAGGAAGTGGCAGTGGGCAATGGAGAATTGGAAGAGAAGGGTATTGCAGATGCTCGCAGAAAACGTTTTTGTATCTGAGAAAGATGGGTTCCGATTAGGCTGTTCTTCATATTGGGAGAAAAGAGACTTTAGAAGAGAAACATAAAATCTATATTTGATGGCTACAGGGATGCGTTTCTGCTAGGTTTTCCTGAGGAATGGCCCGATTTTCCTAGATTTTTGTCGACTTGTAAAGCTTTAACCAATGAATTTTAGCTATTAAACTTATCTTCAGAGCTGCGAGTCATCAAATTTGAATTCCCATCAAAGCTATTAATGTTATTCTAGTGTTTTTTTTTAACATGTATTATATCTTTTCTActctaatttaatatttttatatattatttttttatttttttatttaatataatattataatattataatatattaattattattattattatattttattttttataatatatatatatattatatatgtgcttattatttttaaattaaattaataaaaataaaaatatattaataaaaataaaaaaattataaaaataaaatttataatgaaaattttattattataatatatttttataatggtaaatattttataaatatataaatttaattatttattattttgttagTTTAGAAATGTTGTGCttgttaaaattaattagtttttattattttataatttttatataatatatatgtaattaatttaaaatttttaaatttttttaatattatttaaaaatttatacataatagtaaaataaattcaatttgatataattttatataatattaattttttatttttaattttatttttttaatattatttaataaaattaattatacacatcaatattattaatttttatttaa
Protein-coding regions in this window:
- the LOC131176596 gene encoding uncharacterized protein LOC131176596, with amino-acid sequence MKNSLIGTHLSQIQKRFLRASAIPFSSNSPLPTATSSQSFTVQHLVNSCGIPLESALSDSRKRQVDENHLQRAQSVLEVLKAHNFTDTHVARLISKQPQVLHCRVSENLQPKFEYLMKNGFVGELLPELIVSNPIILRRALDTQIKPSFELLRSYLYSNDKIVSAMKRSSWLLTFNLKGTIQPNMDFLKKEGVPPHILENLIKSHPRTLMQKHHRMVYAVNTVKNLGLKSTSGMFIHAVRVMISMSEYTWKKKIELMKSFGWCEEEILSAFVREPLCLACSEEKIKNVMDFYMNTMKLEPHTIIAYPKFLMYAVDKRLRPRYDVLKVLESKEPIEGNRKIGWLFTISEKKFLTNYVNRYADEVPGLLEMYVGAKKSKKLGTS